In one window of Leptospira sp. GIMC2001 DNA:
- a CDS encoding metallophosphoesterase family protein, with amino-acid sequence MKLGVISDIHGNHLALQAVLNSAKSKGVEKLLVAGDLIGYYFWAKEVINLLKDWDCLIVRGNHEEMLAKAIQNPEYLIEVDKKYGKGIRYAIETLADTEIDFLISLPHPLEVSFDDLSILLCHGSPWDLDKYIYPDADLAIFDQFDLNKFDIVIVGHTHYPMVKNIKNSILLNPGSVGQSRNRIPGAHWAILETENNAIEHFVEKYDDSYIITKAEEIEPNLPYLTQVLQRQ; translated from the coding sequence ATGAAACTAGGCGTAATTTCTGACATACACGGAAATCATCTAGCGCTTCAAGCAGTTCTTAATTCAGCAAAGTCCAAAGGTGTTGAGAAACTCTTAGTTGCCGGAGATTTAATCGGTTACTATTTCTGGGCGAAGGAAGTTATAAATCTTTTAAAAGATTGGGATTGTTTGATTGTAAGAGGAAATCATGAAGAGATGCTTGCAAAGGCAATCCAAAATCCAGAATATTTAATAGAAGTTGATAAAAAATATGGTAAAGGTATACGATACGCAATTGAAACTTTGGCAGATACTGAGATCGATTTTCTAATTTCTTTGCCCCATCCACTAGAGGTTTCTTTCGATGATCTTTCAATTCTTTTATGTCATGGATCACCTTGGGATCTAGATAAATACATCTATCCAGATGCTGATTTAGCTATATTTGATCAATTTGATCTTAACAAGTTTGATATAGTGATTGTAGGTCATACCCATTATCCAATGGTTAAAAATATTAAAAACTCTATTCTATTGAATCCAGGATCTGTTGGTCAATCAAGAAATAGAATCCCTGGAGCTCATTGGGCGATTCTTGAAACGGAAAATAATGCGATAGAGCACTTTGTTGAAAAGTATGATGATTCATATATTATTACTAAAGCAGAAGAAATAGAACCTAACTTGCCTTATCTTACTCAGGTTTTACAGAGACAATGA
- a CDS encoding PseG/SpsG family protein: MILIFTESLSTTGLGHLGRCTALAEILIESGNKVEIILHSDGTDLGGETKIPIEVINWKNENDLNEICNRKKPKLIIVDSYLADTKNYAEISSKVSKLICVDDMQRIEYPKDAIILNPGFGGRFIDYDNSRHKIFTGPGYALLRKPFRESIEYQPIRTNIERVLITVGGDDKKNIVPQILSIVNTEFYNWRKEVIVGPSFKNLEKIKQNSDSNTFLHQGLSALEIRDLMLDVDIAITAGGQTTYELAKCGIPMIVMEIVENQRKNIQGFMSENLAFLINLDNMKQFPFLLKENLNFLSLRENRFDYRNRLVNFFSQFNSVSLYDSII; the protein is encoded by the coding sequence TTGATTTTAATTTTTACTGAATCTTTATCAACAACTGGATTAGGTCATTTAGGGCGATGTACTGCATTGGCCGAAATTTTGATCGAGTCAGGCAATAAAGTTGAGATCATACTCCATTCGGATGGCACGGACCTTGGTGGTGAAACAAAGATACCAATTGAGGTAATAAATTGGAAGAATGAAAATGATTTAAACGAAATTTGTAATCGTAAAAAACCAAAATTGATTATTGTTGATTCTTATTTAGCTGATACTAAGAATTATGCAGAAATCTCCAGTAAAGTATCTAAGCTCATCTGTGTTGATGATATGCAAAGAATTGAATATCCAAAAGATGCTATTATTCTTAATCCAGGTTTCGGTGGAAGGTTTATTGATTACGACAATAGCCGGCATAAAATTTTTACGGGACCAGGATACGCATTACTACGTAAACCTTTTAGAGAGTCAATCGAATACCAACCGATTAGAACAAATATTGAAAGAGTTTTAATTACAGTTGGAGGAGACGATAAGAAAAATATTGTTCCCCAAATATTGTCCATTGTAAATACAGAATTTTACAACTGGAGAAAGGAAGTAATCGTAGGACCTTCGTTTAAAAACTTGGAAAAGATAAAACAAAATTCTGACTCAAATACTTTTTTACATCAAGGCCTATCGGCTTTAGAAATTCGGGATCTGATGCTAGATGTCGATATAGCCATAACTGCTGGAGGTCAAACTACTTACGAGTTAGCAAAATGTGGCATTCCTATGATAGTGATGGAAATCGTTGAAAATCAAAGAAAAAATATTCAGGGTTTTATGAGTGAGAATTTAGCTTTTTTAATCAATCTTGATAACATGAAACAGTTTCCTTTTTTATTAAAGGAAAATTTGAACTTTTTAAGTCTTCGTGAAAATCGTTTCGATTATAGAAATCGATTAGTTAATTTTTTTAGTCAATTCAACAGTGTTAGCTTGTATGATTCGATTATTTAG
- a CDS encoding aminotransferase class III-fold pyridoxal phosphate-dependent enzyme: MKTLAIVQARMGSTRFPKKVMKLINGKPMIELLLARLSLSKKIDKIILGTSQDTLNKPLIEHVQKIGYSYYQGSELNVLERFYEAAKIYNPEIVIRITGDCPLIDYKVVDEVLDMYEKSDFDYVCNALPPTFPDGLDVEVFSFNSLKEAYNNAVTDYEKEHVTVYIQESEKYRRGNLFHSKDYSAERWTVDEPEDFTVIENIFNYFHPRIDFSWLEVIDLLENQPKLFHANRHLTRNEGVIMGTGQKLWKRAKKIIPGGNMLLSKRSEMFLPDQWPSYFSKSKGCKVWDLDGKEFIDMSIMGVGTNTLGYGHPEVDEAVKRTIESGNMSTLNCPEEVYLAEKLIELHPWADMVRFARSGGEANAIAIRIARAASGKDKVAFCGYHGWHDWYLAANLGDEKNLAGHLIPGLEPNGVPRNLKNTVFPFKYNDFIELENLVNNEDIGVIKMEVSRNQGPQDGYLQKIRKLATDKGIVLIFDECTSGFRQTLGGLHKFYGVEPDMAMFGKALGNGYAITSTIGRREIMQAAQSTFISSTFWTERIGPTAGLKTLEVMEKIKSYDTITEVGKNITQGWIDLAKKYELKIETSGLPALTSFGFNSSENLAYTSFITQEMLSKGFLASTSVYVCIAHTKEIVDHYFAELEPIFSIIKECEEGSRNIYDLLKGPVCHERFKRLN, encoded by the coding sequence GTGAAAACTTTAGCAATAGTACAAGCCAGAATGGGCTCCACTCGATTTCCGAAGAAAGTGATGAAACTAATTAACGGAAAGCCGATGATAGAACTGCTTTTAGCAAGACTATCTTTATCAAAGAAAATTGATAAAATAATTTTAGGAACTTCGCAAGACACATTAAACAAACCTTTGATAGAACATGTCCAGAAAATCGGATATTCTTATTATCAGGGGAGTGAGTTGAATGTTCTTGAAAGATTCTATGAAGCTGCAAAAATATATAATCCAGAAATTGTAATACGTATAACAGGTGATTGTCCATTAATCGATTACAAGGTTGTGGACGAGGTTCTTGATATGTATGAAAAATCTGATTTTGATTATGTATGTAATGCTCTTCCTCCAACCTTTCCTGATGGACTTGATGTTGAAGTATTTAGCTTTAATTCTCTAAAGGAAGCATACAATAATGCAGTTACAGATTATGAGAAAGAACATGTAACAGTGTATATACAGGAATCAGAAAAATATCGTCGCGGAAACTTATTCCATTCTAAGGATTATTCTGCTGAACGATGGACGGTTGATGAGCCTGAAGATTTTACTGTTATCGAAAATATATTCAATTATTTTCATCCACGTATTGATTTTAGTTGGCTAGAAGTTATTGATTTATTGGAAAATCAACCCAAACTATTCCATGCTAATCGACATTTAACAAGAAATGAAGGTGTGATAATGGGTACAGGTCAAAAACTTTGGAAGAGAGCCAAGAAGATAATTCCTGGTGGGAACATGCTTTTATCTAAACGATCAGAGATGTTTTTGCCTGATCAATGGCCTAGTTATTTTAGCAAATCAAAAGGTTGTAAAGTTTGGGATTTGGACGGGAAAGAATTTATTGATATGTCCATAATGGGAGTAGGTACGAATACTTTAGGATATGGACATCCCGAGGTTGATGAAGCTGTTAAGCGAACTATTGAATCTGGAAATATGTCAACTCTAAATTGTCCTGAGGAAGTATATTTAGCGGAGAAGCTGATTGAGTTGCACCCTTGGGCAGATATGGTGCGTTTTGCGAGGTCTGGCGGAGAAGCGAACGCGATAGCAATTCGAATTGCTCGGGCAGCAAGTGGAAAGGATAAAGTTGCATTTTGTGGATACCATGGTTGGCATGATTGGTATTTAGCCGCAAATCTTGGTGATGAGAAAAATTTAGCAGGTCATTTAATTCCAGGTTTAGAACCAAACGGAGTTCCACGAAATTTAAAGAATACCGTATTTCCTTTTAAATACAATGATTTTATTGAATTAGAAAACCTTGTTAACAATGAGGACATAGGTGTAATTAAAATGGAAGTGTCTAGGAATCAAGGTCCCCAAGATGGCTACTTGCAGAAGATAAGAAAACTAGCTACAGATAAAGGTATAGTTTTAATTTTTGATGAGTGCACTTCTGGATTTCGCCAAACACTAGGAGGATTGCATAAGTTTTATGGTGTTGAACCAGATATGGCGATGTTTGGCAAAGCACTCGGGAACGGCTATGCGATTACTTCAACTATTGGAAGACGGGAAATCATGCAAGCTGCTCAATCGACTTTTATAAGTAGCACTTTCTGGACAGAGAGGATTGGCCCGACCGCTGGTTTAAAAACTTTAGAAGTTATGGAAAAAATTAAATCATACGATACAATCACTGAAGTTGGAAAAAATATTACCCAAGGTTGGATAGATTTAGCAAAGAAGTATGAATTAAAAATTGAAACATCTGGACTACCTGCATTAACTTCATTCGGTTTTAATAGTTCAGAAAATTTGGCTTATACATCATTCATCACGCAAGAAATGCTATCTAAAGGTTTTTTAGCATCAACGAGTGTTTACGTATGCATTGCACATACAAAAGAAATTGTTGATCATTATTTTGCTGAACTCGAGCCCATTTTTTCAATTATTAAAGAATGTGAAGAAGGATCCAGGAACATATATGATCTTCTAAAAGGTCCTGTCTGTCATGAAAGATTTAAAAGACTGAATTAG
- the pseC gene encoding UDP-4-amino-4,6-dideoxy-N-acetyl-beta-L-altrosamine transaminase, producing the protein MAYIPYGRQDISDEDIQAVVEVLKSDFLTQGPVVPKFESLVAEICGAKYATAVNSATSALHIACLALGIGKDDLVWTSPNSFVASANCAVYCGAKIDFVDIDPRTYNLSAEKLEEKLINAKKIGKLPKLVIPVHFSGQPCDMEKIFSLSQEYGFKIIEDASHAIGAKYKNEPVGNCKYSDITVFSFHPVKIITTGEGGMTLTNDKELQIKLYRLRSHGIVRDSREMTHPPDGPWYYQQIELGYNYRLTDIQAALGLSQLNRLDQFIKRRHEIANIYRNLLIDKSIVLPYQNPENYSSFHLFVIRIKTKEFKISHKQAFEQLRNSGILVNLHYIPIYRQPFYSKFGFKLSDFPETEAYYSEAISLPMYPGLTETEVKEVVHRLTNPIGYQTLF; encoded by the coding sequence ATGGCTTATATACCTTATGGCAGGCAAGATATTTCTGACGAAGATATTCAAGCAGTTGTTGAAGTTCTAAAATCGGATTTTTTAACTCAGGGTCCGGTCGTTCCTAAATTTGAATCATTGGTGGCTGAAATTTGTGGAGCCAAATATGCAACTGCAGTAAATTCTGCAACTTCAGCTCTTCATATTGCCTGTTTGGCTTTAGGAATTGGTAAGGACGATTTAGTCTGGACAAGCCCGAATAGTTTTGTAGCAAGCGCAAACTGTGCAGTATACTGTGGTGCTAAGATAGATTTTGTCGATATTGATCCAAGGACTTATAATCTCAGTGCAGAAAAATTAGAAGAAAAATTAATTAATGCTAAAAAGATTGGAAAGTTACCAAAGTTAGTCATACCAGTTCATTTTTCCGGACAACCATGTGATATGGAAAAAATATTTTCTTTATCGCAAGAATATGGTTTTAAAATAATCGAAGATGCCTCACATGCTATAGGTGCAAAATATAAGAATGAACCAGTTGGAAATTGTAAGTATTCTGATATAACTGTATTTAGCTTTCATCCTGTAAAGATCATTACTACGGGAGAAGGTGGAATGACTCTCACTAATGATAAAGAACTTCAAATTAAGTTATATAGGTTGCGCAGTCATGGAATAGTCAGAGATTCCCGTGAAATGACTCATCCCCCAGACGGCCCTTGGTATTACCAGCAGATTGAATTAGGTTATAACTATAGACTTACAGACATTCAAGCCGCACTGGGACTCAGTCAATTGAACCGACTTGATCAATTTATTAAAAGAAGACATGAAATAGCAAATATATATAGAAATCTTTTGATTGATAAATCCATTGTTTTACCGTATCAGAATCCTGAAAATTATTCCTCTTTCCATTTATTTGTTATTCGAATCAAAACCAAAGAATTCAAGATTAGCCATAAACAAGCTTTTGAGCAACTGAGAAATTCAGGAATATTAGTAAATTTACATTACATTCCAATCTATCGGCAGCCCTTTTATTCTAAATTTGGATTTAAATTGTCAGATTTCCCTGAAACGGAAGCTTACTATTCAGAAGCAATTAGTTTACCCATGTATCCAGGATTAACGGAAACTGAAGTAAAAGAAGTAGTTCACCGATTAACCAATCCGATTGGCTACCAAACTTTATTTTAA
- a CDS encoding NAD-dependent epimerase/dehydratase family protein yields the protein MKVLVTGADGFLGKAVVEKLNFNELDIISVTRRENSSSGFFIKDLGNPKELIETLDNIKPQIIINLAAVIDFSENSNISFLHSINILCPAILADWAKRNNSYLIQASSIIIHGTNHNLYNHFTPESPDTDYGLSKYLAEQMIVSSGCDYAILRFGGLFGKNGPIHLGINVAIEKAKQGIVPSYTGEGKSRRNYLHIKDAATMIDACVKKRLLGIYFCGGEVVSFKAMLTSIAEEFNVGSQPGQIAGLDSQDQIVEVSSELNFYKSFADCLKDC from the coding sequence ATGAAAGTTCTAGTTACAGGAGCAGATGGCTTTTTAGGTAAAGCTGTAGTCGAAAAGCTAAATTTCAATGAGCTGGATATTATATCTGTAACTAGACGTGAAAACTCTTCAAGTGGATTCTTTATTAAAGATCTGGGGAATCCAAAAGAATTGATAGAGACTTTAGATAATATAAAACCTCAAATAATCATCAATCTCGCAGCAGTTATAGATTTTTCAGAAAATTCTAATATTTCTTTTCTTCATTCAATAAATATTCTCTGTCCAGCGATCTTAGCAGATTGGGCTAAAAGAAACAATAGTTACTTAATCCAAGCGTCCAGTATAATAATTCACGGAACTAATCATAATTTATATAATCATTTCACTCCAGAATCTCCAGACACTGATTATGGTTTGAGTAAATATTTGGCTGAACAGATGATAGTTTCGAGTGGTTGTGATTATGCGATTCTAAGATTTGGTGGATTATTTGGAAAAAATGGACCAATACATTTAGGTATAAATGTTGCAATCGAAAAAGCAAAGCAAGGGATTGTTCCGAGCTATACTGGAGAAGGTAAGAGCAGAAGAAATTACCTTCATATTAAGGATGCAGCAACCATGATCGACGCTTGTGTAAAAAAAAGATTACTAGGAATATACTTTTGCGGCGGCGAAGTCGTTTCCTTTAAAGCTATGCTTACAAGTATTGCTGAAGAATTTAATGTTGGTTCGCAACCAGGACAGATAGCTGGATTGGATTCTCAAGATCAAATAGTTGAAGTAAGTTCAGAACTGAATTTTTATAAAAGCTTTGCGGATTGCTTAAAAGATTGCTAA
- a CDS encoding aldo/keto reductase — protein MFLEKVIIGTVQFGLNYGIANTLGKINYTRGSEIIRLAEKHNISTLDTAIAYGDSEILLGQIGIDNWKVISKLPPLETNLESKVLEGKIYSLIQSSLRNLNIKKLYGILLHSPEDLLSKNGSQIYKTLIDLKNNKLVEKIGISIYDPNCLDLYLEHFDLDIVQAPFNILDRRIKEQGYLDKLKNKNIEFHCRSIFLQGLLLMNRSELLAKFNKWEYVWDKMENFASNNGISNLDICTAFIKQNTDVDRVIIGVDSKIHLDEIIASCNKDINTVPEIEIENDRLELLNPSNWNNL, from the coding sequence ATGTTTTTGGAAAAGGTTATCATTGGCACTGTACAATTTGGTTTAAATTATGGAATTGCGAACACTCTAGGAAAAATAAATTATACACGTGGAAGTGAAATAATTCGATTAGCTGAAAAACATAACATTTCAACTTTGGATACTGCTATTGCATATGGTGATAGCGAAATCTTATTAGGTCAGATTGGAATTGATAACTGGAAAGTTATTTCCAAACTTCCACCATTGGAAACAAATCTTGAATCGAAAGTTCTTGAAGGGAAAATATATTCGTTAATTCAAAGTTCTCTACGAAACCTTAACATTAAAAAATTATATGGAATTCTTTTGCATAGTCCAGAGGATTTATTGTCGAAGAATGGTTCGCAAATATACAAAACATTAATTGATCTAAAAAATAATAAGCTAGTTGAAAAAATCGGAATTTCAATATATGATCCAAATTGTTTAGATTTATATTTGGAACATTTCGACCTTGATATAGTACAAGCTCCCTTTAACATTCTTGATCGGAGAATCAAGGAACAAGGTTACTTGGACAAATTAAAGAATAAGAATATAGAATTCCATTGTAGATCAATATTCTTGCAAGGTTTATTGCTTATGAACCGATCTGAATTACTGGCTAAATTCAATAAGTGGGAATATGTCTGGGATAAGATGGAGAATTTTGCTTCAAATAATGGGATCAGTAATTTAGATATTTGTACAGCATTCATAAAACAAAACACTGACGTGGATAGAGTAATTATCGGTGTTGATTCTAAAATACATTTAGATGAAATTATTGCCTCCTGCAATAAAGATATCAATACAGTTCCAGAAATTGAAATAGAGAATGATCGTCTGGAACTTTTAAATCCTTCAAACTGGAACAATTTGTGA
- a CDS encoding ATP-grasp domain-containing protein has translation MKTILITGIGSDIAQSIAIIIRERFPEWRIIGCDVNIRHGGNLFSDKFIVSLQASTDQYLPWLEDLVKEEGVSFCIPVSEAELEFFFVNQIFEIGKAKILMANPQSLKIGLDKLQTNQYLKSIGVDVPWTLLSENLNSIPSFPCIFKHRKGAGSKVLFECKNREEAIFYSSKYSNGIFQELLLPSNQEVTCAVYRNKKGKINILQLLRELDGGFTGWAEVIQDQEVSKQCELLAEALDLNGSINVQLRITALGPRIFEINPRFSSTVLMRHMMGFEDVIWSIEELLEINSNFHSPKIGTVAVRVQGVNIIN, from the coding sequence ATGAAGACGATATTGATTACTGGAATAGGGAGTGATATAGCGCAATCTATTGCAATTATAATAAGAGAAAGATTTCCAGAATGGAGAATTATCGGCTGCGATGTTAATATTCGTCACGGTGGGAACCTATTTTCTGATAAATTTATTGTTTCGCTTCAGGCATCAACTGATCAATATTTACCATGGCTTGAAGATTTAGTAAAAGAAGAGGGCGTTAGCTTCTGTATTCCAGTTTCAGAGGCTGAATTAGAATTTTTCTTTGTGAACCAAATTTTTGAAATTGGTAAGGCAAAGATTCTCATGGCAAACCCACAATCGTTAAAGATAGGTCTAGATAAGCTTCAAACAAATCAGTATTTAAAATCCATTGGGGTAGATGTCCCCTGGACATTACTTTCCGAAAACTTAAATTCAATACCAAGTTTCCCATGCATATTTAAGCATAGAAAAGGAGCAGGATCGAAAGTTTTATTTGAATGTAAGAATAGAGAAGAAGCTATTTTTTATTCCAGTAAATATTCAAATGGAATCTTTCAGGAATTACTCCTTCCTTCAAACCAAGAAGTTACTTGTGCAGTTTATAGAAACAAAAAAGGGAAGATAAATATTCTTCAATTGCTTCGGGAATTAGATGGAGGATTTACAGGCTGGGCAGAGGTTATCCAGGATCAAGAAGTTTCGAAGCAATGCGAATTATTGGCTGAGGCTCTTGATCTTAATGGTTCAATCAATGTGCAATTACGAATCACGGCACTTGGTCCGAGAATATTCGAAATCAATCCTAGATTTTCGTCCACTGTTTTGATGAGGCATATGATGGGCTTTGAGGATGTTATTTGGTCGATTGAGGAATTGTTAGAAATTAATTCTAATTTTCATTCTCCAAAAATTGGTACAGTAGCCGTTAGAGTTCAAGGAGTGAATATCATAAATTAA
- a CDS encoding class I SAM-dependent methyltransferase has product MDNKKYQKVESGYISASPLPNKEELEKFYRDLYYQSPQSATYQIDYPKIEIEHKRLKNEVLMYALKNSGIESGKFLDIGAGEGFLLQTAYDYKFSVTGIDFSSFGVNKFHPELSKFLRVGDVYENIEDLIKSKEKFNIISSINVLEHVIDPELFLSKVDQLLENDGLVSITVPNDFSDLQNLAVKEGLIDREFWFSPPAHLHYFNTKTLPDFCIQQGYEVVDSYSDFPIDIFLFHSGSNYVMDSKNGPSAHKARMLLDLLVSNSGLDRYLKFYRSMFEVGLGRDITVILKKSK; this is encoded by the coding sequence ATGGATAATAAAAAATATCAGAAGGTAGAATCGGGATATATTTCGGCATCACCATTACCGAATAAAGAAGAGCTAGAAAAATTTTACAGGGATCTATATTACCAATCACCACAATCAGCTACTTATCAAATCGATTATCCAAAGATAGAAATAGAGCATAAAAGATTGAAAAATGAAGTCCTAATGTATGCTCTAAAAAATTCAGGAATTGAGTCAGGAAAATTTTTAGACATCGGTGCAGGCGAAGGTTTTTTACTTCAGACAGCCTATGATTATAAATTCTCAGTTACTGGAATTGATTTTTCCAGTTTTGGTGTTAATAAATTCCACCCAGAATTATCTAAATTTTTAAGAGTAGGAGATGTTTACGAAAATATAGAAGATTTAATTAAAAGTAAAGAGAAGTTTAATATTATTTCATCAATAAATGTTTTAGAGCATGTAATTGATCCAGAATTATTTTTAAGTAAGGTGGATCAGTTATTAGAGAATGATGGATTGGTGTCCATAACGGTTCCGAATGATTTTTCAGATTTGCAGAATTTAGCAGTTAAAGAGGGACTGATTGATAGAGAATTTTGGTTTTCTCCTCCTGCCCATTTGCACTACTTCAACACAAAAACGTTACCTGATTTTTGTATACAGCAAGGTTATGAAGTTGTTGACTCCTATTCAGATTTTCCTATCGACATTTTTTTATTTCATTCAGGCTCAAATTATGTTATGGATTCAAAAAATGGACCTTCAGCTCATAAAGCTCGCATGCTTCTCGATTTATTAGTTTCAAATAGTGGATTAGATAGGTATTTAAAATTTTATCGATCTATGTTCGAAGTAGGTCTTGGTCGAGATATAACAGTGATTCTGAAAAAAAGTAAATGA
- a CDS encoding N-acetylneuraminate synthase family protein, whose product MVYKNIKIGKEYPCFIAAEVGINHNGDINLAKEMIKAAKDAGADAVKFQNYHTEDFILDKKLTYEYISEGTKIVESQFEMFKRYELSFEQIQVLKDYSDELGIIFFSTPTSLKGIEDLEKVGVSLLKNGSDFLVNLELINQMAKTGIPVIISTGMATLGEIDDAVRSFEQAGGKDLIILHCVSAYPTPAEEVNLNKISALAKAFQYPIGFSDHTDGIVAAVGAVVLGACFIEKHFTLNKNLPGPDHHFSSDPKEFKELVNSIRFVEKSMGNSKISPTQKEEFNRNTARLSCVAKHRLKSGHIIQREDIAFSRPANGLPPKLLDILIGTHVKEDMELGEPFLFSKIG is encoded by the coding sequence ATGGTTTATAAAAATATAAAAATTGGAAAAGAATATCCCTGCTTCATCGCAGCTGAAGTCGGAATCAATCATAATGGAGACATTAATTTAGCAAAGGAAATGATCAAAGCTGCTAAAGATGCGGGTGCAGATGCAGTTAAATTCCAAAATTATCATACTGAAGATTTTATATTAGATAAAAAATTAACGTATGAATATATTTCAGAAGGAACAAAAATTGTAGAAAGCCAGTTTGAAATGTTTAAACGATATGAACTTAGTTTTGAACAAATTCAAGTTCTAAAAGATTACAGTGATGAATTGGGAATAATTTTTTTTAGTACTCCAACCAGTTTAAAAGGTATAGAAGATTTAGAAAAAGTTGGAGTTAGTCTTTTAAAAAACGGTTCGGACTTTCTTGTTAATCTTGAGCTCATTAACCAAATGGCAAAAACTGGCATCCCTGTCATAATTTCAACAGGTATGGCGACACTTGGAGAAATCGATGATGCTGTCAGATCTTTTGAACAAGCTGGTGGAAAAGATTTAATCATTCTTCATTGTGTGTCTGCTTATCCTACTCCGGCGGAAGAAGTTAATCTAAACAAAATATCTGCACTTGCGAAAGCTTTTCAGTATCCTATAGGATTCTCGGATCATACTGATGGTATTGTCGCGGCTGTAGGAGCAGTTGTCTTAGGAGCTTGTTTTATTGAAAAACATTTTACTTTAAATAAGAATTTACCTGGGCCAGATCATCATTTCTCTTCTGATCCAAAAGAATTTAAGGAACTTGTAAATTCTATTCGATTTGTTGAAAAAAGTATGGGTAACTCGAAAATTTCTCCAACTCAAAAAGAGGAATTCAATCGAAATACAGCAAGATTGTCATGCGTAGCAAAACATAGATTAAAGTCAGGGCATATAATTCAGAGAGAAGATATTGCCTTCTCCAGGCCAGCAAATGGTTTGCCGCCTAAGCTATTAGATATACTTATAGGAACCCATGTAAAGGAAGACATGGAATTAGGTGAACCTTTCTTATTCAGTAAGATTGGATAA